One region of Vibrio zhugei genomic DNA includes:
- a CDS encoding threonine aldolase family protein: MATSLREQCHTFLSGNRESTPAELFAAMATWCAEHDVAHDTYGEGETIQAFEQKIAQLLGFDSALFVISGTMTQPTALQLACQQRRCFNVAMHETCHIMRHEAQGYQQQQRFHVLPLGNAYRPWSVDDLKAWPDEIAAAVYELPMRELGGQLPSWEDLEAIKSYCQEQNIHLHMDGARLWESAAYYERSYAQIATGFSSAYVSLYKGVNGLGGSLLLGDDALIEQARVWMRRQGGNVYHRTPYIVSAAMQFDERLARMGALFERTQQVYQIFHDYPDFTLNPQQPQANMFHWYLPINYEKALILRDKLAKAKGIWLGNPQTAPQPNQCFIECYVGDRLLAMSDHDLIDILEWVNDYVHE; encoded by the coding sequence ATGGCGACGAGTTTACGTGAACAGTGCCACACCTTTCTTTCTGGTAATCGAGAGTCCACACCTGCTGAGCTATTCGCGGCGATGGCAACTTGGTGTGCCGAGCATGATGTTGCGCATGATACCTATGGTGAAGGTGAAACCATTCAAGCATTTGAGCAAAAAATTGCTCAGTTGTTAGGGTTTGATTCGGCGCTTTTTGTGATCTCGGGAACCATGACTCAGCCGACCGCCCTACAGTTAGCCTGCCAACAGCGCCGTTGTTTTAATGTGGCAATGCATGAGACTTGTCATATCATGCGTCATGAAGCTCAAGGCTATCAGCAGCAACAACGTTTTCATGTTCTACCTCTCGGAAATGCGTATCGTCCTTGGTCTGTCGATGATTTAAAAGCGTGGCCAGATGAGATTGCCGCCGCGGTTTACGAATTACCAATGCGCGAATTAGGCGGGCAGCTTCCGTCATGGGAAGACCTTGAGGCGATTAAGTCTTACTGTCAGGAGCAGAATATTCACCTCCATATGGATGGTGCACGGTTATGGGAGAGCGCCGCTTACTATGAACGTTCCTATGCGCAGATTGCGACGGGGTTTTCTTCAGCTTACGTGTCATTATATAAAGGCGTGAATGGGTTAGGCGGTTCGCTATTGCTCGGCGATGACGCATTGATCGAACAAGCCAGAGTCTGGATGCGTCGCCAAGGCGGGAATGTCTACCATCGTACTCCGTATATTGTATCGGCGGCGATGCAATTTGATGAGCGCCTTGCCCGCATGGGGGCGCTGTTTGAGCGGACTCAGCAGGTGTATCAAATCTTTCACGATTACCCCGATTTTACTCTGAACCCACAGCAGCCTCAGGCTAATATGTTCCATTGGTACTTACCCATAAACTACGAGAAAGCCTTAATCCTGCGTGATAAACTTGCCAAGGCTAAGGGCATTTGGCTGGGTAATCCACAAACCGCGCCGCAACCGAATCAGTGCTTTATTGAATGCTATGTCGGTGACCGCTTATTGGCCATGTCGGATCATGATTTGATTGATATTTTGGAATGGGTCAATGACTATGTGCATGAGTAA
- a CDS encoding MATE family efflux transporter — MQQPQHTTSLARQLFQMTWPMMFGVLSLMSFQLVDSAFIGQLGVLPLATQGFTMPIQMIIIGLQVGLGIATTAVISKALGARKTRYAKQLGGLVITMGSIGVAIFCLLIYLIREPILALLSVPDNISPIIDTYWIWWLASAWVGAVLYFLYSLCRANGNTMLPGTMMMVTSLLNLALDPLFIFTFDMGLNGAAFATCAAFGIGILIVAPKVSLRHWMVFDWHDINIKHSLVDIAHIMGPAMMSQLLPPLSSMLATKLLATFGTEAVAAWAVGSRFEFFSIVGVLALTMSMPPMVGRLLGAKNTAEIRSLVSIAVKFIFIFQLVIAVIAWLLATPLARLMTSESNVQHILNWHLTIVPFSLGLLGICMLMVSVSNALGKSYVALLISALRLFACFLPCLWLGSQWGGLHGIFWGAFAGNILAGIIAFILYDRALSRVEKSITS, encoded by the coding sequence ATGCAGCAACCTCAACACACAACGTCGCTTGCGCGACAACTTTTTCAAATGACGTGGCCAATGATGTTTGGTGTTTTGTCGTTGATGAGTTTCCAACTAGTAGACAGTGCTTTTATTGGCCAACTGGGTGTTTTGCCTCTCGCCACTCAGGGCTTTACGATGCCCATCCAAATGATCATCATCGGGTTACAAGTGGGCTTAGGCATTGCCACAACCGCGGTGATATCCAAGGCGTTAGGCGCACGTAAAACACGCTATGCCAAGCAACTCGGCGGATTAGTGATCACCATGGGAAGCATTGGTGTCGCGATATTTTGCCTGCTGATTTACCTCATCCGTGAGCCCATTCTTGCACTACTGAGCGTCCCCGATAATATCAGCCCGATTATTGATACTTACTGGATATGGTGGCTAGCAAGTGCTTGGGTCGGCGCCGTACTGTATTTCCTCTATAGTCTTTGCCGAGCCAATGGTAACACCATGCTGCCCGGAACAATGATGATGGTGACCAGCTTACTCAACCTCGCTCTTGATCCTTTGTTTATTTTTACGTTTGACATGGGATTAAATGGCGCAGCCTTTGCTACGTGTGCGGCCTTCGGCATCGGCATATTGATTGTTGCACCGAAAGTGTCACTGCGTCACTGGATGGTATTTGACTGGCACGATATTAATATCAAACACAGTCTTGTCGATATTGCTCATATTATGGGACCCGCGATGATGAGCCAATTACTGCCACCGCTGTCATCGATGCTGGCCACCAAACTCTTGGCCACCTTCGGCACGGAAGCGGTCGCAGCTTGGGCGGTCGGCTCACGTTTTGAGTTTTTCTCAATTGTTGGCGTATTAGCACTCACCATGTCGATGCCGCCAATGGTAGGCAGATTACTGGGCGCGAAAAACACCGCTGAGATCCGCTCATTAGTTTCCATCGCCGTTAAATTTATCTTCATTTTTCAGTTGGTCATTGCAGTTATTGCTTGGCTATTGGCCACACCACTCGCCCGTCTGATGACGAGTGAATCGAATGTTCAACACATTCTCAATTGGCACCTAACCATCGTGCCATTTAGCTTAGGCTTGCTGGGTATCTGTATGTTGATGGTATCCGTTTCCAATGCGCTAGGGAAATCGTACGTCGCATTATTGATTTCTGCACTGCGTTTATTTGCCTGTTTTCTGCCCTGCTTATGGTTAGGATCGCAATGGGGAGGACTGCATGGTATTTTCTGGGGCGCGTTCGCGGGGAATATTTTGGCGGGGATCATTGCCTTTATCTTGTATGATCGCGCGTTAAGTCGAGTCGAAAAATCCATCACCTCATGA
- a CDS encoding DUF3820 family protein: MLEKENIIKLARMKMPFGKYAGWYLIDLPEAYLLWFANKSEFPQGELGELMQLCLALKVEGLDSVVKPLKYHPDE; encoded by the coding sequence ATGTTAGAAAAAGAGAACATTATCAAGTTGGCTCGTATGAAAATGCCATTCGGTAAATACGCTGGATGGTATTTGATCGACTTACCCGAAGCGTATTTACTGTGGTTTGCTAATAAAAGTGAATTTCCTCAAGGAGAGTTAGGCGAACTTATGCAGCTCTGCTTAGCGCTCAAAGTTGAGGGGCTGGATTCTGTCGTTAAGCCACTGAAATATCATCCTGATGAGTAG